A region of Pyxidicoccus parkwaysis DNA encodes the following proteins:
- a CDS encoding DoxX family protein: protein MPSFESTAFTLWLLQVLCSAFLAILFLQSGLDKVFDWKGNLGWLTGHFAKSPLKSVVPLMLATITLLELASGALSAAGLVALFVTGSATLAFWGALLSAVSLIALFFGQRMAKEYAGAAVLVAYFLLSLVAVYVTRLH, encoded by the coding sequence ATGCCGTCCTTCGAATCGACCGCCTTCACCCTCTGGCTGCTGCAGGTGCTCTGCTCGGCCTTCCTCGCCATCCTCTTCCTCCAGTCCGGCCTGGACAAGGTGTTCGACTGGAAGGGCAACCTGGGGTGGCTCACCGGCCACTTCGCCAAGAGCCCGCTGAAGAGCGTGGTGCCGCTGATGCTGGCCACCATCACGCTGCTGGAGCTGGCCTCCGGCGCCCTCAGCGCGGCGGGCCTGGTGGCCCTCTTCGTCACCGGCAGCGCGACGCTGGCCTTCTGGGGCGCGCTCCTGTCCGCGGTGTCGCTCATCGCCCTCTTCTTCGGCCAGCGCATGGCGAAGGAGTACGCGGGCGCCGCGGTGCTGGTGGCGTACTTCCTGCTGTCGCTGGTGGCGGTGTACGTCACCCGGCTGCATTGA
- a CDS encoding lamin tail domain-containing protein encodes MLPLVLSACGGVEPETVPSGDEAAVGVREDGLASVRLRLMAANITSGTGQDYDPGHGIRIFQGTKPDVVMLQEFNYKTNSATDLRSFVDTTFGTGFSYFRESGSGIPNGIISRYPIISAGEWDDTNVSDRDFAWARIDVPGPKDLWVVSVHLLTTSSSVRNTEATSLVSRIKANIPTGDYLVIGGDFNTGSRTESCLTTLSQVVSTASPYPADRNGNTNTNAGRNSPYDHVLPDSDLRAYQTAVVIGGSSFSAGLVADTRVYSPISEISPALSSDSGASGMQHMAVIKDFLIPGDSTAGSVTVTSPNGGESWAGGSAHTVTWTSSGVTSVKVEYSLNGGSTWSTLTSSTSATSYAWTVPSSASTTARVRVTDASDATVTDSSDGAFSITTSGGGTASVIINEVMVNEPGSDVTGEFVEIVNIGTASADLSGWTVSDAASVRHTFPSGTSLAAGGVVVVFGGAAGIPSGTPGAVVASTGTLGLSNSGDTVTLKNASGTAVDTATLSSGVSGTDGVSANRSPDASASGTFVLHTSLSSLTSSPGTRASGASF; translated from the coding sequence ATGCTTCCCCTCGTGCTCTCCGCGTGCGGTGGCGTGGAGCCGGAGACCGTGCCCTCGGGTGACGAGGCCGCGGTGGGCGTTCGCGAGGACGGACTGGCGAGTGTGCGCCTGCGGCTGATGGCGGCCAACATCACCAGCGGCACCGGCCAGGACTATGACCCGGGCCACGGCATCCGCATCTTCCAGGGCACGAAGCCGGACGTGGTGATGCTGCAGGAGTTCAACTACAAGACGAACTCCGCAACGGACCTGCGCTCCTTCGTCGACACCACCTTCGGCACGGGCTTCAGCTACTTCCGCGAGAGCGGCAGTGGGATTCCCAACGGCATCATCAGCCGCTATCCCATCATCTCCGCGGGCGAGTGGGACGACACGAACGTCAGCGACCGCGACTTCGCGTGGGCGCGCATCGACGTGCCGGGTCCGAAGGACCTGTGGGTGGTCAGCGTGCACCTGCTGACGACGAGCAGCAGCGTGCGCAACACCGAGGCCACCAGCCTGGTCAGCCGCATCAAGGCCAACATCCCGACGGGGGACTACCTGGTCATCGGCGGTGACTTCAACACCGGCAGCCGCACGGAGTCGTGCCTCACCACGCTGTCCCAGGTGGTGTCCACGGCCAGCCCGTACCCGGCGGACCGCAATGGCAACACCAACACCAACGCGGGCCGCAACTCGCCGTATGACCACGTGCTGCCGGACAGTGACTTGCGCGCGTACCAGACGGCGGTCGTCATTGGCGGCAGCTCCTTCTCCGCGGGCCTGGTGGCGGACACGCGCGTGTACTCGCCCATCTCCGAGATTTCCCCCGCGCTCTCCAGCGACAGCGGCGCGTCCGGCATGCAGCACATGGCCGTCATCAAGGACTTCCTCATCCCCGGCGACTCGACGGCCGGCAGCGTCACCGTGACGTCGCCCAACGGCGGTGAGAGCTGGGCGGGTGGCAGCGCGCACACCGTCACCTGGACCTCCTCCGGCGTGACGAGCGTGAAGGTGGAGTACTCGCTCAACGGCGGCAGCACCTGGAGCACGCTCACCTCCAGCACCTCGGCGACCAGCTACGCGTGGACGGTGCCCTCCAGCGCCAGCACCACGGCGCGCGTGCGTGTGACGGACGCGTCCGACGCCACCGTCACCGACAGCAGCGACGGGGCCTTCTCCATCACCACCTCCGGCGGCGGCACGGCCAGCGTCATCATCAACGAGGTGATGGTCAACGAGCCGGGCTCGGACGTGACGGGTGAGTTCGTGGAGATTGTGAACATCGGCACGGCTTCCGCCGACCTGAGCGGGTGGACGGTGTCGGACGCGGCCAGCGTGCGGCACACCTTCCCGAGCGGCACCTCGCTGGCGGCGGGCGGCGTGGTGGTGGTGTTCGGCGGCGCGGCGGGCATTCCCTCCGGCACGCCGGGCGCGGTGGTGGCGTCCACCGGCACGCTGGGCCTGTCGAACAGCGGGGACACGGTGACGCTGAAGAACGCGTCCGGCACGGCGGTGGACACCGCCACGCTGAGCTCGGGCGTGAGCGGCACGGACGGCGTGTCCGCCAACCGCAGCCCGGACGCCTCGGCCAGCGGCACCTTCGTGCTGCACACCAGCCTGTCCAGCCTCACCTCGTCGCCGGGCACGCGCGCCAGCGGCGCGTCGTTCTGA
- a CDS encoding anthranilate synthase component II gives MIVLIDNFDSFTFNLVQALGALGAELKVVRNDAVTVEQVAALQPSHIVISPGPCTPAEAGVSLDVIRAFGGKVPLLGVCLGHQCLGQVFGAKVVRAPVPVHGKTAEVEHGGQGVFRGLPSPFTAARYHSLVVAREELPECLEVTASHDGLIMGMRHRELPRLEGVQFHPESFLTPHGPRLLANFLESER, from the coding sequence ATGATTGTCCTCATCGACAACTTCGACTCCTTCACCTTCAACCTCGTGCAGGCGCTCGGCGCGCTGGGGGCGGAACTGAAGGTGGTGCGCAACGACGCCGTCACCGTCGAGCAGGTGGCCGCGCTCCAGCCGAGCCACATCGTCATCTCGCCCGGCCCCTGCACTCCCGCGGAGGCAGGTGTGTCGCTGGACGTCATCCGTGCCTTCGGTGGGAAGGTGCCATTGCTCGGCGTGTGCCTGGGGCACCAGTGCCTGGGCCAGGTCTTCGGCGCGAAGGTGGTGCGCGCGCCGGTGCCCGTGCACGGGAAGACGGCGGAGGTGGAGCACGGTGGCCAGGGTGTGTTCCGAGGATTGCCCTCGCCCTTCACCGCCGCGCGCTACCACTCGCTCGTCGTCGCGCGCGAGGAACTGCCCGAGTGCCTGGAAGTGACGGCCTCGCACGACGGGCTCATCATGGGCATGCGGCACCGCGAGCTGCCGCGACTGGAGGGCGTGCAGTTCCATCCCGAGTCCTTCCTCACGCCTCACGGCCCGAGGCTGCTCGCCAACTTCCTGGAGTCGGAGCGCTGA
- a CDS encoding RBBP9/YdeN family alpha/beta hydrolase has protein sequence MSRSLVIVHRWAGRPDTDFYPWLDEKVRQPPTRFDSVRTLDMPTPGTPTIDGWVSALRDAVGPVPSPSTVFLGHSVGCQAILRYLASLPPGHTVEGAVLVSAWFEVDKAWDSLRPWLDTPVDFERARAALRRCVVLLSDNDPFTSDWKRNARLWEERLGAEVVIVPGGRHFNNPREPAVLELLQTRFAAPE, from the coding sequence ATGAGCCGCTCCCTCGTCATCGTCCACCGCTGGGCGGGTCGTCCCGACACCGACTTCTACCCGTGGCTCGACGAGAAGGTCCGCCAGCCTCCGACGCGCTTCGACTCCGTCCGCACGCTCGACATGCCGACGCCGGGCACGCCCACCATCGACGGCTGGGTGTCCGCGCTGCGCGACGCGGTGGGCCCGGTGCCCTCACCATCCACCGTGTTCCTCGGGCACAGCGTGGGGTGTCAGGCGATTCTGCGCTACCTCGCCTCCCTGCCCCCGGGTCACACCGTGGAGGGCGCCGTGCTCGTCTCCGCCTGGTTCGAGGTGGACAAGGCGTGGGACTCGCTGCGCCCGTGGCTCGACACGCCCGTGGACTTCGAGCGCGCCCGCGCCGCGCTCCGCCGCTGCGTCGTGCTGCTGTCCGACAATGACCCGTTCACCTCGGACTGGAAGCGCAACGCACGACTGTGGGAGGAGCGCCTGGGCGCCGAGGTCGTCATCGTCCCCGGCGGCCGCCACTTCAACAACCCGCGCGAGCCCGCCGTGCTGGAGCTCCTCCAGACGCGCTTCGCCGCACCGGAGTGA
- a CDS encoding anthranilate synthase component I family protein — MDLPPQTRSTFDALVARGYNQVPVVRRLALGALRPTDLLRALPEGHRFLLESTRTSAEGRYSLLGSRPFLRFTAKGGQCFLDGEPQPGAPLDVLRGLLRRWRGVRLPGLPLFSGGAMGFFSYEASHYFESLPRHSNDDLKLPDIALSFVDTFLAVDHQEGQLLAVATGSDWEDCARRLDALEACVLKAVPTPPPAPPSLPAPTVEYRSNFSQPAYLDAVERVREYIRAGDTYQVNLSQRLEVDFTGEPLALYETLSATNPVHFASYLEGDGFHVVSASPERLVRVEDGKAITRPIAGTRRRGTPEEEARFVHELRTSEKERAEHAMLVDLERNDLGRVCAYGTVEVEKLMEIVEYAHVLHIESEVTGRLAPGVEPLDVVGALFPGGTITGVPKIRTMQIITELEPHARGLYTGSLGYISFTGDLDLNIVIRTLVVKDGRAYAQVGGGIVHDSQPRQEYKETLNKARSQLLALSACGRTE; from the coding sequence ATGGACCTTCCGCCCCAGACCCGCTCCACTTTCGACGCGCTCGTGGCCCGTGGCTACAACCAGGTGCCCGTGGTGCGGCGACTGGCGCTGGGGGCCCTGCGTCCGACGGACCTGCTGCGCGCGCTGCCCGAAGGCCACCGCTTCCTCCTGGAGAGCACGCGGACCAGCGCGGAGGGGCGCTACTCCCTCCTCGGCAGCCGTCCCTTTCTCCGCTTCACCGCGAAGGGCGGGCAGTGCTTCCTCGATGGCGAGCCCCAGCCGGGCGCACCTCTCGACGTGCTGCGCGGCCTGCTGCGGCGCTGGCGGGGCGTGCGCCTCCCGGGCCTGCCCCTCTTCAGCGGCGGCGCGATGGGCTTCTTCTCCTACGAGGCGAGCCACTACTTCGAGTCCCTCCCCCGCCACTCCAACGACGACCTGAAGCTCCCGGACATCGCCCTGTCCTTCGTGGACACCTTCCTCGCGGTGGACCACCAGGAGGGCCAGTTGCTCGCGGTGGCCACGGGCTCGGACTGGGAGGACTGCGCGCGACGTCTGGACGCGCTGGAGGCGTGCGTACTCAAAGCCGTCCCCACGCCTCCACCCGCGCCTCCGTCACTGCCGGCGCCCACGGTGGAGTACCGCTCCAACTTCTCGCAGCCGGCCTACCTGGACGCGGTGGAGCGCGTGCGCGAGTACATCCGCGCGGGGGACACATACCAGGTCAACCTCTCGCAGCGACTGGAGGTGGACTTCACGGGCGAGCCGCTCGCGCTCTACGAGACGCTGTCCGCCACCAACCCCGTCCACTTCGCCAGCTACCTCGAAGGGGATGGCTTCCACGTGGTGAGCGCGTCGCCGGAGCGACTGGTGCGAGTGGAGGACGGCAAGGCCATCACCCGGCCCATCGCCGGCACCCGGCGGCGCGGCACGCCCGAGGAGGAGGCGCGCTTCGTCCACGAGCTGCGCACCAGCGAGAAGGAGCGCGCCGAGCACGCGATGCTCGTGGACCTGGAGCGCAATGACCTCGGCAGGGTCTGCGCCTACGGCACGGTGGAGGTGGAGAAGCTGATGGAAATCGTCGAGTACGCCCACGTCCTCCACATCGAGTCGGAGGTGACGGGGCGGCTCGCGCCGGGCGTGGAGCCGCTGGACGTGGTGGGCGCGCTCTTTCCCGGAGGCACGATTACGGGCGTTCCGAAGATTCGCACCATGCAAATCATCACCGAGCTGGAGCCGCATGCGCGCGGCCTCTACACGGGCTCGCTCGGCTACATCTCCTTCACCGGGGATTTGGACCTGAACATCGTCATCCGCACGCTGGTGGTGAAGGACGGCCGTGCGTACGCGCAGGTGGGCGGAGGCATCGTCCACGACTCGCAGCCGCGCCAGGAGTACAAGGAGACGCTCAACAAGGCGCGCTCACAGTTGCTCGCGCTGTCCGCGTGCGGGAGGACGGAATGA
- a CDS encoding aminotransferase class IV yields the protein MFSTVAVDGEVRRWEDLRLHDFAQGFFFGAGFFTTFRIDAGAPRFLARHLARLRASVAAFPSAVRAPTPEQLSATTVRDTLHRCLRTDAALGAGFTGVGKLSVSDGHVLLTLRPASPEAERHRLGGRALDAVEPGAYRRGEPTLNHKGLSYFRQYTLMERLPLLGNEAGEVCELPTANLFFLLDGALVTPPLNAPCLPGIIREVLLEAGQVDGLAVVERPVPLARLGDAAACFFTNAAVLATGVPRLLGRELPRSLSLAEQARALVEAVARREA from the coding sequence ATGTTCTCGACGGTGGCGGTGGACGGAGAGGTGCGGCGCTGGGAGGACCTGCGCCTGCACGACTTCGCGCAGGGCTTCTTCTTCGGCGCGGGCTTCTTCACCACCTTCCGCATCGACGCGGGCGCTCCGCGCTTCCTCGCCCGTCACCTCGCGCGGCTCCGGGCCAGCGTCGCGGCCTTTCCCTCCGCCGTCCGCGCGCCCACACCAGAGCAACTCTCCGCGACCACGGTGCGCGACACGCTCCACCGCTGCTTGCGCACAGATGCGGCGCTGGGCGCGGGCTTCACCGGCGTGGGCAAGCTGTCCGTGAGCGATGGACACGTGCTGCTCACCCTGCGCCCGGCGAGCCCCGAAGCGGAGCGCCATCGCCTCGGAGGCCGCGCCCTGGACGCGGTGGAGCCGGGCGCCTACCGGCGCGGAGAGCCCACGCTGAACCACAAGGGCCTCTCCTACTTCCGCCAGTACACGCTCATGGAGCGCCTGCCCCTCCTCGGCAACGAGGCCGGCGAGGTCTGCGAGCTGCCCACCGCCAACCTCTTCTTCCTCCTCGACGGTGCGCTCGTCACGCCGCCGCTGAACGCGCCGTGCCTGCCCGGCATCATCCGCGAGGTGCTGCTGGAGGCTGGCCAGGTGGACGGGCTCGCCGTGGTGGAGCGTCCGGTGCCTCTCGCACGGCTCGGAGACGCGGCGGCCTGCTTCTTCACCAACGCCGCCGTGCTCGCCACCGGCGTGCCTCGACTGCTCGGTCGCGAGCTGCCTCGAAGCCTGTCACTCGCCGAGCAGGCCCGTGCCCTCGTCGAGGCGGTGGCACGGCGCGAGGCCTGA
- a CDS encoding phage holin family protein translates to MEPTTPRHDGAGYETRDFSSESAFGSRGFGELFSEFMEQARRLVRAEVSLARTELRDEVKKVSASAKLMAAGGVVLLLGAMTFVAFVVAALATVIPTWASALIVAVLLLAVGGAVAWMGLGRLKQVHGPQRTIQTLKEDGQWANRTAHSMKSQMHGHA, encoded by the coding sequence ATGGAACCCACGACTCCACGCCATGACGGAGCCGGCTACGAGACACGCGACTTCTCTTCCGAGAGTGCTTTCGGGAGCCGCGGTTTCGGGGAGCTGTTCTCCGAGTTCATGGAGCAGGCGCGCCGCCTGGTGCGCGCCGAGGTGAGCCTGGCGCGCACGGAGTTGCGCGACGAGGTGAAGAAGGTGTCGGCCAGCGCGAAGCTGATGGCGGCCGGCGGCGTGGTGCTGCTCCTCGGTGCGATGACCTTCGTCGCGTTCGTGGTGGCGGCACTGGCAACGGTGATTCCCACGTGGGCCTCGGCCCTCATCGTGGCGGTGCTGCTGCTGGCGGTGGGTGGCGCGGTCGCCTGGATGGGCCTTGGAAGGCTGAAGCAGGTCCACGGACCTCAACGGACGATTCAAACCCTCAAGGAGGATGGGCAATGGGCGAACAGGACCGCGCACTCCATGAAATCGCAGATGCACGGGCACGCCTGA
- a CDS encoding YqaA family protein, with amino-acid sequence MPDASTLATWGLPGLFFVAVLAGSVVPVPSEAALAALIYGGTPPATAIAVATVGNVLGALTLYVLGRWVAAGGGGPLGRWYARRREKEGPRMERIEARVRTWGAPALVMSWLPVVGDAFVIAGGMLGVRPVPFIVFVTLGKGLRYLFVALSTAAAM; translated from the coding sequence ATGCCTGACGCGTCCACACTCGCCACCTGGGGGCTCCCGGGCCTCTTCTTCGTCGCCGTGCTCGCGGGCTCGGTGGTGCCGGTGCCCTCGGAGGCGGCGCTCGCCGCGCTCATCTACGGCGGCACGCCTCCCGCGACGGCCATCGCCGTGGCCACCGTGGGCAATGTGCTGGGCGCGCTGACGCTCTACGTCCTGGGCCGCTGGGTGGCGGCCGGCGGCGGTGGGCCCCTGGGCCGGTGGTATGCGCGGCGGCGCGAGAAGGAGGGCCCGCGCATGGAACGAATCGAGGCGCGCGTGCGCACCTGGGGCGCGCCCGCGCTGGTCATGTCGTGGCTGCCGGTGGTGGGTGACGCCTTCGTCATCGCCGGGGGCATGCTCGGCGTGCGGCCCGTGCCCTTCATCGTCTTCGTCACGCTCGGCAAGGGCCTGCGCTACCTCTTCGTCGCGTTGTCCACGGCCGCCGCGATGTAG
- a CDS encoding threonine/serine ThrE exporter family protein, translated as MCAAVAVPSELFASLSPPPPGAAVAFTLRLAEALHRYGTPSHRLEGLMQRVSERLGLEGRFFSTPTSLFASFGPPEALRTSLIRVEPGDLDLERLTLLDVLADDVIQGRLTPAEGARKVESILAMPARYGTGLQLFCWALAGGAAGRLFGGGLREVCVAALSSLVIGTLGELTQRQPNTARVLEPVAAILSSAFAVLAASYFGPLSVQVATVAGLIVLLPGLSLTVAINELATRHLISGTSRLTAAALVFLQLGFGVALGSRLATILPPPTLAPLPPALPMWTQVVALALSPVAVGVLFRAGPRDWGWIAAACTFAFVGSRLGALLLGAQLGAFVGALLLGIASNALARLRNRPSVTTVVPGLMLLVPGSVGFRSLSSLLERDVVAGVDTAFNMLMVAVALAAGLLSANALVPPRKVL; from the coding sequence ATGTGCGCCGCCGTGGCCGTCCCCTCCGAGCTCTTCGCGTCCCTGTCCCCTCCTCCGCCGGGCGCCGCCGTGGCCTTCACCCTCCGGCTCGCCGAGGCGCTGCACCGCTACGGCACGCCCTCGCACCGGCTGGAGGGGCTGATGCAGCGCGTGTCCGAGCGGCTGGGACTGGAGGGGCGCTTCTTCTCTACGCCCACCTCGCTCTTCGCGTCCTTCGGCCCGCCGGAGGCGCTGCGCACCAGCCTCATCCGCGTGGAGCCGGGTGACTTGGATTTGGAGCGGCTGACGCTGCTGGACGTGCTCGCGGACGACGTCATCCAGGGGCGCCTCACGCCCGCCGAGGGCGCGCGGAAGGTGGAGTCCATCCTCGCGATGCCGGCGCGCTACGGCACCGGGCTCCAGCTCTTCTGCTGGGCGCTGGCGGGCGGCGCGGCGGGACGGCTCTTCGGCGGCGGCCTGCGTGAGGTGTGCGTGGCCGCGCTGAGCAGCCTCGTCATCGGCACGCTGGGCGAGCTGACGCAGCGGCAGCCCAACACCGCGCGCGTGCTGGAGCCGGTGGCCGCCATCCTCTCCTCGGCCTTCGCGGTGCTGGCCGCCAGCTACTTCGGTCCGCTGTCCGTGCAGGTGGCCACGGTGGCGGGCCTCATCGTCCTGCTGCCGGGGCTGTCGCTGACGGTGGCCATCAATGAGCTGGCCACGCGCCACCTCATCTCCGGCACTTCGCGCCTCACCGCGGCGGCGCTGGTGTTCCTGCAGCTCGGCTTCGGTGTCGCGCTGGGGAGCAGGCTCGCGACGATTCTGCCTCCGCCAACCCTGGCGCCGCTGCCTCCGGCGCTGCCCATGTGGACGCAGGTGGTGGCGCTGGCGCTGTCACCGGTGGCGGTGGGCGTGCTCTTCCGCGCGGGCCCGCGCGACTGGGGCTGGATTGCGGCCGCGTGCACCTTCGCCTTCGTGGGCTCGCGGCTGGGGGCGCTGCTCCTGGGCGCGCAGCTCGGCGCCTTCGTGGGGGCCCTGCTGCTGGGAATCGCGAGCAACGCGCTGGCGCGGCTGCGCAACCGGCCCTCCGTCACCACGGTGGTGCCGGGCCTGATGCTGCTGGTGCCCGGCAGCGTGGGCTTCCGCAGCCTGTCCTCGCTGCTGGAGCGGGACGTGGTGGCCGGCGTGGACACGGCCTTCAACATGCTGATGGTGGCCGTGGCGCTGGCGGCGGGCCTCTTGTCCGCCAACGCCCTCGTGCCCCCGCGCAAGGTGCTCTGA
- a CDS encoding pseudouridine synthase, with the protein MARRQRTPKWLEAARRRGPGDAPPDGRADWLSRALGRAGVLPRAEAEAAIRDGRVEVDGRVEREPFAPVRPSMVVRVDGRVRELEAPLLALMFHKPSGPVVHGSDPEGVGTVFERLRAVLPEELHGYEWLAVGRLDRDTTGLLLFTNDERLVRHGTSPETHVPKRYVARVEGRPAEAALARLREGLMLEDGPTRPAGARLRAPDVVELTLTEGRHHQVKRMLAAVGHPVLALHREAVGGVVLDVAEGAWRMLREDEVAEGLGFRPE; encoded by the coding sequence ATGGCACGCAGGCAGCGCACCCCGAAGTGGCTGGAGGCCGCCCGGCGCCGGGGGCCCGGAGACGCGCCGCCCGACGGACGCGCGGACTGGCTGTCGCGCGCCCTGGGGCGAGCAGGCGTGCTACCGCGCGCCGAGGCGGAAGCCGCCATCCGAGACGGCCGCGTGGAGGTGGACGGCCGCGTGGAGCGCGAGCCCTTCGCGCCGGTGCGGCCCAGCATGGTGGTGCGCGTGGACGGCCGCGTGCGCGAATTGGAGGCGCCACTCCTGGCGCTGATGTTCCACAAGCCCTCGGGGCCGGTGGTGCACGGCTCGGACCCGGAGGGCGTGGGCACCGTGTTCGAGCGCCTGCGCGCGGTGCTACCGGAGGAGCTGCACGGCTACGAGTGGCTCGCGGTGGGGCGGCTGGACCGGGACACCACGGGGCTGCTCCTCTTCACCAACGACGAGCGACTGGTGCGGCACGGGACGTCTCCGGAGACACACGTGCCCAAGCGGTACGTAGCGCGCGTGGAGGGGCGGCCCGCCGAGGCCGCACTCGCGCGGCTGCGTGAGGGATTGATGTTGGAGGATGGGCCCACGCGGCCCGCGGGCGCGAGGTTGAGAGCGCCGGACGTGGTGGAGCTCACGCTCACGGAGGGACGGCATCATCAGGTGAAGCGGATGCTGGCCGCCGTGGGGCATCCGGTGCTCGCGCTGCACCGCGAGGCGGTGGGCGGCGTGGTGCTGGACGTAGCGGAGGGCGCGTGGCGGATGCTGCGCGAGGACGAGGTGGCGGAGGGGCTCGGGTTCAGGCCGGAGTAG
- a CDS encoding AI-2E family transporter produces MASEVTARRVFTGLILLSILLMALVIRPFAEAFFLAAVLAATFYGLHKRLTRRFRGRAALSAGLLCTGILLALLLPLGGLTAFVVTEVTEGAQFVTKTVQQEGVTGLVDRLPSPVRGTVQRLLERLPVEEQNLDQTIQQQVTTQGGTAAKAVTGAVAATGSIVFQTAMMLIALFFFFTDGKRLVEWIESVSPLKRGQTREIMREFRNVSGAVLLSSVATAGVQAVAALIGYFIAKVPAPLFFAGLTFFLALIPAVGAAVVVLAAAVLMFFSGHPWAALFLAIWGTVVVGLVDNVVKPLLARKGMHQHGAIVFFALLGGLAAFGTVGLLLGPLIVAFFLALVRIWERDYGRSSPRAGDPATPGPGSQGERGPPTVRADTGERVPLSPTPKPEPH; encoded by the coding sequence ATGGCATCCGAGGTCACCGCTCGCCGGGTCTTCACCGGCCTCATCCTGCTATCCATCCTCCTGATGGCCCTGGTCATCCGCCCCTTCGCCGAGGCCTTCTTCCTCGCGGCGGTGCTGGCCGCCACCTTCTATGGGCTGCACAAGCGGCTGACGCGGCGGTTTCGCGGCAGGGCGGCCCTGTCCGCCGGGCTCCTCTGCACGGGCATCCTCCTCGCCCTGCTCCTGCCCCTGGGCGGACTCACCGCGTTCGTCGTCACCGAGGTGACGGAGGGCGCCCAGTTCGTCACCAAGACGGTGCAGCAGGAGGGCGTCACCGGCCTCGTGGACCGGCTGCCGTCGCCGGTGCGTGGCACGGTGCAGCGGCTGCTGGAGCGGCTGCCCGTCGAGGAGCAGAACCTGGACCAGACGATTCAGCAGCAGGTGACCACCCAGGGCGGCACCGCGGCCAAGGCGGTGACGGGGGCGGTGGCGGCCACGGGCTCCATCGTCTTCCAGACGGCGATGATGCTCATCGCCCTCTTCTTCTTCTTCACCGACGGCAAGCGCCTGGTGGAGTGGATTGAGAGCGTGTCCCCGCTGAAGCGCGGGCAGACGCGCGAAATCATGCGCGAGTTCCGCAACGTGTCCGGCGCGGTGCTCCTGTCCTCGGTGGCCACCGCGGGCGTGCAGGCGGTGGCGGCGCTCATCGGCTACTTCATCGCGAAGGTGCCCGCGCCGCTGTTCTTCGCCGGCCTGACGTTCTTCCTCGCGCTCATCCCCGCGGTGGGCGCGGCCGTCGTCGTGCTCGCCGCGGCGGTGCTGATGTTCTTCAGCGGCCACCCCTGGGCGGCGCTCTTCCTCGCCATCTGGGGCACGGTGGTGGTGGGCCTGGTGGACAACGTGGTGAAGCCGCTGCTCGCCAGGAAAGGCATGCACCAGCACGGGGCCATCGTCTTCTTCGCGCTGCTCGGCGGCCTCGCCGCGTTCGGCACGGTGGGCCTCTTGCTCGGGCCCCTCATCGTCGCCTTCTTCCTCGCGCTGGTGCGCATCTGGGAGCGCGACTACGGCCGCTCCAGCCCGCGCGCCGGAGACCCGGCCACACCGGGCCCCGGCAGCCAGGGCGAGCGCGGCCCTCCCACCGTGCGCGCGGACACGGGCGAGCGGGTGCCCCTGTCACCCACTCCGAAGCCCGAGCCGCACTGA